From Astatotilapia calliptera chromosome 19, fAstCal1.2, whole genome shotgun sequence, a single genomic window includes:
- the LOC113012361 gene encoding interferon alpha-inducible protein 27-like protein 2A, which produces MGLLAAIAIAAGAGGAVVSAPIVLGAVGFTSAGIAAGSSAASMMSAAAVANGGGVAAGSVVAILQSAGMAGLSGAATAAVGTVGGAVGGLVAALI; this is translated from the exons ATGGGTCTAT TGGCAGCTATAGCAATCGCAGCTGGAGCAG GTGGAGCAGTGGTCTCTGCTCCTATTGTCCTGGGGGCTGTAGGTTTCACTTCAGCTGGAATAGCTGCAGGCTCCTCCGCTGCAAGCATGatgtctgcagctgctgtggccAATGGAGGAGGAGTGGCAGCAGGAAGTGTGGTGGCTATTTTACAGTcagcag gtatGGCAGGTCTGTCTGGGGCCGCCACCGCAGCCGTGGGTACTGTTGGAGGGGCTGTTGGAGGATTGGTGGCTGCTCTCATCTGA
- the LOC113012357 gene encoding interferon alpha-inducible protein 27-like protein 2A, whose product MGWEGIWSRYSRRRCWHCGSGSSHSGCTGFTPAGIAAGSIAAKLMSYFAVANGGGVAAGGLIATLQSWGMGGLTGAGIGGVAGAGGTVGWLLSTICNQTGTR is encoded by the exons ATGGGCTGGGAAGGAATAT GGAGTCGTTATAGTCGGAG GAGGTGCTGGCACTGTGGCTCTGGCTCCAGCCATTCTGGCTGCACTGGGTTCACTCCAGCTGGAATAGCAGCAGGCTCCATTGCTGCCAAACTGATGTCATATTTTGCAGTTGCTAATGGAGGAGGAGTTGCAGCAGGAGGTCTCATAGCAACCCTGCAGTCCTGGG GTATGGGAGGTCTGACGGGAGCTGGCATTGGAGGTGTTGCTGGTGCTGGAGGAACAGTGGGTTGGCTGCTCTCAACCATTTGTAACCAGACTGGAACACGTTAA